The Oncorhynchus nerka isolate Pitt River linkage group LG5, Oner_Uvic_2.0, whole genome shotgun sequence nucleotide sequence tccaaatcatgtctgtcattgtaaaataagaatttgttcttaactgacttgcctagttaaataaaggttcaataaaagtGGGGTAGATAGGCTGATGATTAATTTGTTATTGGTATTCTGACGCTGTCTCTCTTATTCCTCAGCTATTCGTTTCTGTGATCGCTGCCAGCTGGTCAAGCCTGATCGATGTCACCATTGTTCAGTCTGTGATAAGTATGACTCTGCTCATGGCCCTATGCACTGTTCATAAGAACCCTGCTGAAACTGTGTTGGGGAAAATTGTAGCTGTTACTGAGTTTCTTTACTGTTGTTTTACAGATGCATCCTAAAGATGGACCACCATTGCCCCTGGTCTGTATTGCTACTGTACCATTTCATACTTAATCAAAGTGATATTTGATTAATTATTCAAAGGAAATGGAACAATATTTTCCATTAGGTCACTGTATGATTTGTAAGAGTTTTTAAATCTCATTTGGTACATTGATCACTTTTTTTCGTTGTCGTCAAAGGCTTAACTGATGTCTACGATGTAGATGATATTTCAGCCTTGTCCGTTTCTGTTTGGGGGCCATTTTTACCATCTGTATGTTGCTGTCAAACGGTAGGGTTTTCCCATATGGTGTGATATTGACTTGGAACATTGCCTTCTTGTTTTGGAATGTGACAGGGTGAATAACTGTGTGGGCTTCTCCAACTATAAGTTTTTCATGCTGTTCCTGGCATACTCCTTATTATATTGCATTTTCATCACTGCTACAGATCTACAGTACTTCATTAAATTCTGGACCGTGAGTAAAATATTTTCATGGTGAACTTTTGAATAATTGACATTCTGTACAATCTAAACCAGTGGAATGATTGAATTTCTAATGTCTgttatatctatatatctctatatccaTGCTCATTAGATAAAACTATTATTTTTAATGACTAAATAATACAGTATGAAAGATGATGCTTGGTGTATAACTGAAAATAACTGTTTCATGTTCTGATCTTGGTATTCTGATTTCTCTGCAAGGCTGAAGGTAGAACACACGACCGTCTGTTAGAATACCTGGTATGAGCCAATCAGCGGCATTGGATTTGAGGACGATGATCACTGATTGGTTAAGCTCCCCCTAGACTAGTTTCGTAGTGAACTATGCTAACACCCAACTAGCTGGCAGACTTTACTTACAGGTTATGCCTAATGCACACATACAGGTactgtgtcgtgtctttggctatgccggattaagtgatatgacatgctattctataaaataatttatctgtaattaatattacctgattgagctaatcatgtaaatgtaattaactagagtcggggcaccacaaaataatatttatagagctgttatcttccgaataaactcttaaagacctagtaatattttacatcaataacagtcaatattaatcgtcatcttaattcagtctcatctgaaagttgtaaattcttggttatctgcatgaaccctggctcacaagttgaatcagcattgcaaaattgggtttaattatttatttactaaatacctaactaatcacacagaattacatatacacataattaaatcataacttgattacaaattacatcataaaggaaaacgtctctagcgggcggaacagatatgacagctggttacacaaaagaaaatgggctgggtttgagtgaaagagcgggaagactgaggaacaaagggaagaagctgtgctattgtaaatacagtatcttatgcattctaaattaccacccatttggaaaaggaaaatgcaataaatatttactctgagctgtgcttcggtaggttggtggtagatggaaggctgtgttgcccaaccgagtcctttgaagaatgtctctggtggtcaattggatacgttgtcataacgtcgttgtgtggtagacgggatactctgtctgttccttcctaaccctcgtttgctgttcctaactcaacggctaggagggatcacttctgtagtgaataagagttcaaagttcataccattcgcaaccaaagctcacgctgatgttggcttcgttctgtagttattatctgaaccattctgacatcggaccgttgtcctcacgtcctcggaacaggaggctATATTGtcatcaagggcttatataggaagggagaggagggcgtgtttgaaaagttttatagcccatgtcccttcacagggacgggccactgattgagcagagccctatcttagGAAAACCCAAacctcacattttagaagctaaaatcacatttcatcccatcacgaataatttcatattcaagcatttaaattgaacaacaattccatgtgaatccgataactctgatgtgtagactttccatggtagagtttatgtcatcttatcattgatgagaatgtctcagatgacaaccgaactgacaacatattcattaagtaccactgcatatgttcaattgttcggattaccagaatattgtTCATTTCCCCctccttctgatgttcccagaatctctatgctAACCaagggtttgcaaatgtaacatcagtagggtagagagaggaaaaagggggaaagaggtatttatgactgtcataaacctatcccccaggccaacatcatgacaACTGTAAGACTAATACACTGTGTTTGTTTGGAACCACTCCCTCAGAATGGTCTGCCTGACACCCAGGCTAAGTTCCACATCATGTTCCTGTTCTTCGCTGCTTCCATGTTCTCTGTCAGTCTGACCTCACTGTTCGTCTACCACTGCTGGCTGGTCTGCAAGAACAGATCCACCCTGGGTAAGAGCTGGCATGGTGTATCTGTATGTTGTTGTGAGCATTTCCCTGGTGTCTCACTAAACATAATAGAAACAGACCTAACATGGGTGCTCTGACGGAGTTTCCAAGAACAGGCCTGGGATAGGGACCTTATTCTATTCTTCTCCACATCAAATAAAAACACAGATTGAGTCACTCATCTGTGGTATGATTTGATAAGGCTCTTTGTTATGGCcattatcagacagacagacagacagacagagagagcagtctcTTATTATGTGTGCtagagctgggacgataaaccGGAAATTATCGATACTGACCGAACCAATAATTTATCAAGGACATATTACTgatattaaataataataataacaataagctTTTACTCGAGGAATGTGAAGTTTGACATGAAATTAGTCTGCTACTATGGGCTATTTCTAATGGGACAATTGATAACTACAACATtccaagtagtagtagcagtagtagtaaaagtagcagtagaggtagcagtagcagcagtagtagtagcaatagtagtgaTAATATAAGCAGTAtaagtagtagtactagtagtagtgatAATAGAAGCagtataagtagtagtagtagtagtagtagtagtactagtagcagtagcagtcttagtgcagtagcagtagtagcagtagtactagtagcagtagtaccagtagtagtagtagcagtagtaccagtagtagtattagtagtaccagtagtagtaatACCCGTAGCAGtaataccagtagtagtagtaccagtagtagcagtagtagtaggagcagtagtggtaggagctgtagtagtagtagtagttgtaccagtagcagtagtaccggtagtagtagcagtagtaccagtagtagtaggagcagtattagtaggagcagtagtagtaggagcagtagtagtaggagcagtagcagtagtaccagttgcagtagtagtaggagtagtagtagcatttgtagcagtagtagtagcagtagtagtagcagtagtagtaccagtggtagtagcagtagtagtagcagtagcagtagtagtagcagtagtaccagtagtaggaaCAGTAttagtaggagcagtagtagtatgagcagtagtagtagtaccagttgcagtagtagtagttttaaggGTAATATaaaagtagtagcagtagtagtagcagtagtagtagcagtagtagtagaagtagtaccagtagtagtaggaACAGTAttagtaggagcagtagtagtaggagcagtagtagtaggagcagtagcagtagtaccagttgcagtagtagtaggagaagtaggagtagtagtagcatttgtaccagtagtagtagcagtagtagtagcagtagtagtaccagtagtagtagcagtagtaccagtagtagtaggaACAGTAttagtaggagcagtagtagtaggagcagtagtagtaggagtagtaggagtagtagtagcatttgtaccagtagtagtagcatttgtaccagtagtagtagcagtagtagtagcagtagtagtagcagtagtagtagcagtagtaccagtagtagtaggaACAGTAttagtaggagcagtagtagtaggagcagtagtagtagtaccagttgcagtagtagtagtagcagtagtagtagtagtagtagtagtagtagcagtagtagtagttttaaggGTAATATAAAAGTGGTGCACACTCATTTTATAAACGCAATGTTCAATGTATCAATCAATCTTGATCATTTTGTAAATTTATCGTGATATGGATTTTTGTCCATATGGCCCAGCTCTGTGTGCACAGTGGTGCACTTTTTTGTCTCTACGATCTGAGTGAGTGGATTATTCATGGAGTGAACAACAGGCTCACAGTAAGAGGCTTagtaacagacactggacaggtaGCCCTGCTGGAAAGGTAGCCCTGCTGGACAAGTAGCCCTGCTAGAAAGGTAGCCCTGCTGGACAAGTAGCCCTGCTGGAAAGGTAGCCCTGCTGGACAGGTAGCCCTGCTGGAAAGGTAGCCCTGCTGGACAAGTAGCCCTGCTGGAAAGGTAGCCCTGCTGGACAAGTAGCCCTGCTGGAAAGGTAGCCCTGCTGGAAAGGTAGCCCTGCTGGACAGGTAGCCCTGCTGGACAGGTAGCCCTGCTGGAAAGGTAGCCCTGCTGGACAAGTAGCCCTGCTGGAAAGGTAGCCCTGCTGGAAAGGTAGCCCTGCTGGACAGGTAGCCCTGCTGGAAAGGTAGCCCTGCTGGAAAGGTAGCCCTGCTGGAAAGGTAGCCCTGCTGGAAAGGTAGCCCTGCTGGAAAGGTAGCCCTGCTGGACAGGTAGCCCTGCTGGAAAGGTAGCCCTGCTGGACAGGTAGCCCTGCTGGAAAGGTAGCCCTGCTGGACAGGTAGCCCTGCTGGAAAGGTAGCCCTGCTGGACAGGTAGCCCTGCTGGACAGGTAGCCCTGCTGGAAAGGTAGCCCTGCTGGACAGGTAGCCCTGCTGGACAGGCCTTTAGAGGACACGGTCAGTCACACCTAGTAACACAGCACAGCCAGCAGACCTGAAGGCATAGATCTGTACTCAGAGAGCAGGGTTCTCAGGCTCTTTGGCTCATTGTCATTACATAAAGTAAATTACAAATGGCTGATCTTCATTTTTGCTGTACCAAGGGAAGTTCAGTGAGATGGAGTCAAGGGTGTTAGTCTGCAGTTGTGGCAGGCTTTTAAACAGCAAATCTCCCCACCCTTTGAGAATATCAAATTCTTTCAGCAATCTCTTCCCCATTAAGATATTTGACAACTGATGTCTCAAAATGTCTTTTATCCATGAAGGTGTTGCTATTGGTTCAGGAGTTGCGTAAGTGCCCACAAAACAATGACGTTCCTCTCTGTTTCCTTTGAACTATGAAACATCTAGATTGCATATGTTCTCTATAAACGATGCAAAACTAAATCTCTCCTCAGTTTTGGTTCAACACTTATCATATTCTACTCTGTTGTTCAGAGGCTGTCCGCGCGCCAGCTTTCCGTCATGGGGCAGATAAGAATGGCTTCAGTCTGGGCCTCAGTAAGAACTTCCGCCAGGTCTTCGGTGATGAAACGAGATACTGGCCATTTCCTGTGTACTCCAGGTATATACTTATTCCCTTATTTTACCAGATAATTTAACTGAGAACATATGATCTATTACAGCATCGACCTGGGtaagaatgagccaattggaagctgtggatgattaggtggccatgaggGTAttagggccagattgggaatttagccaggacaccggggttaacatgTCTACttttacgataagtgccatgtgaTCTTTAGTgatcagagtcaggacacccgttttaaAATCCCATCAaaaaaaatggcaccctatgcagGGAAATGTCCcgaatcactgccctggggcattgggatctcCTTAGACCAGAGGGAAAGAGTACCCCCTACTGGCCCTctacaccacttccagcagcatctggtctcccatccaggaccaaccctgtttagcttcagaggcaagccagcagtgggatgcagggtggtatgctgctcgCAAATAAAATATCATGCTATCGACTCTGACTGAACCCACCGTGAAAACACTGACATTCTCAGCTAAACAGAAAGGTCTGGCAAGGCTCTGGACCATACTTTGGGGCTGAcagtgacagagaggaggggagaaggaagaaCTTGAACTCAATGGTGAACTATGGGGGCAATGAGGGGACAATGTTTCTAAGCGTGAGAGGAGGTTAGTTAGTTGTTAGTTAttaggaggatgaagaggaagacTTTTTAAACACAGGATTGTGTTTTGTGCTTAGTCTGGGTGATGGGTGCTCCTTCCCAACCTGTCTGGTGAACCAGGATCCTGAGCAGCCCACCTCTCCTGGACACAACCCCCCTCCCAACAAGATGTAAGTATTCATCTCCTGGACACAACCCCCCTCCCAACAAGGCATAAGTATTCATCTCCTGGACACAACCCCTCTCCCAACAAGACATAAGTATTCATCTCCTGGACACAACCCCCCTCCCAACAAGACATAAGTATTCATCTCCTGGACACAACCCCCCTCCCAACAAGGCATAAGTATTCATCTCCTGGACACAACCCCCTCCCAACAAGACGTCCCAACAAGTATTCATCTCCTGGACACAACCCCCACCCAACAAGACGTGTTTTTAATCTCCTGgaccccccccccaatacataaGTATTAATCTCATGGACACAACCCCCCTCCCAACAAGACGTAAGTATTCATCCCGTACAGGGAAGTCCTGTCCTGCCTACACTCTTCATACATTTGGTCCTTTTCCATAAAGATGGTTTTTGGATACAGATGTGAGAGAGTACTTTTCTAACAGTTATTTTGCTAATAGTCCATTGAAATCCATTCATGTACTGATCCTGCCTAATGGTTTGTCCTGTGTTGTGCAGCGTTGTTGGAGAGAGCCACCAGTTCCCAGCCAAACCACTGAGGGAGTCCCAAAGTCGACTGCTGAACAGCGCCCCCTCCTGGACAGAGAACGGGGGAGCAGAGGACAAAGAGAGACGGGGTGAGGGCTCAAATATCTGATGGGAGCCAGGCAAACCCTAAACTTATCTTCATGTCCagatcccggttcaaccctaacactagcttCAGGTCCAGAttctggttcaaccctaactctagcttcatgtccagatcctggttcaaccctaactctagcttcatgtccagatcctggttcaaccctaacactagcttCAGGTCCAGAttctggttcaaccctaactctagcttcatgtccagatcctggttcaaccctaactctagcttcatgtccagatcctggttcaaccctaactctagcttcatgtccagatcctggttcaatcctaacactagcttcatgtccagatcctggttcaaccctaacactagcttcatgtccacatcctggttcaaccctaactctagcttcatgtccacatcctggttcaaccctaactctggcttcatgtccacatcctggttcaaccctaagtctagcttcatgtccagatcctggttcaaccctaactctagcttcatgtccacatcctggttcaaccctaaccctagcttcatgtccagatcctggttcaaccctaaccttagcttcatgtccagatccCGGTTCAACGCTAAActtagcttcatgtccagatcccggttcaaccctaacgcTAGCTTCATTTCCagatcccggttcaaccctaacgctagcttcatgtccagatcccggttcaaccctaacgctagcttcatgtccagatcccagttcaaccctaacgctagcttcatgtccagatcccggttcaaccctaacgctagcttcatgtccagatcccggttcaaccctaacgctagcttcatgtccagatcccggttcaaccctaacgctagcttcatgtccagatcccagttcaaccctaacgctagcttcatgtccagatcccggttcaaccctaacgctagcttcatgtccagatcccggttcaaccctaactttagcttcatgtccagatcccggttcaaccctaactttagcttcatgtccacatcccgttTCAACCGTAACCCTTGCCatgactctaaccccagacttaTATCCACTGTTTTTTAAACTTTTAAATGTTGTCTACAAATCATTATTCTAGGACCATTCTCCAATAACTTAATTAACTGTATGCATGCTGTGTTTTTCAGGCACAAGTAACCCAGCAATGGCCATAGAGAATGAAACATAACCACGGTGAGGAATGAAGACTTGTAAGTGAGATCATAGATGAGTTGAAAATAGATCTCAATATTTGAAAAATATTATCCACAAAGCTTGAGGTAAAAACTATATGGTTTATTTATAATGTATCACATAATGCTTATTTCCTTCAACAGGTCTGTGGTGATCCCAGTGTTCAGCGTGCCTATGAGAATGTGCAGTTGTGATATCACCATAACCTGTCATCTTTCTTACCATAACACACTGCTGTAGTTAATTGCTGCTTAGAAGGGCTTAGTTTACTGTTGTTTTTGCTCTCACCAGTATCATTGGAAACAGACGATGTAACATTTGAATCCAACGAAGCATTGTTATTGTTGTTTCTAAAGAAATCATTTAACATGGTGGAAACTGGTTTCCTGAAGGCTGAATATTGAGTATGAGATCAAGTTGTGGCCTCGGAAGATTGAAGTTGCATTCCAATTACTTGCGGTGTTTTTTCAAGTTTGGATCTGAAAAGCATAAGAATAGAATGAGAAGTGTTTTATTTTCACTTTGTATAACAGGTGGTTGGTCTAAGAAGTTACATGTGTATGTGTTCAGTACATCT carries:
- the zdhhc2 gene encoding palmitoyltransferase ZDHHC2 isoform X2, which produces MAPSGSRSIKRSCQTVLYWIPVIFITLIVAWSYYAYVVQLCIESIDNIGQKIVYLLAYHVVFILFTWAYWQTIFTKPMNPLKEFHLSYSDKELLEREDRGESQQEILRRIAKDLPIYTRTMSGAIRFCDRCQLVKPDRCHHCSVCDKCILKMDHHCPWVNNCVGFSNYKFFMLFLAYSLLYCIFITATDLQYFIKFWTNGLPDTQAKFHIMFLFFAASMFSVSLTSLFVYHCWLVCKNRSTLEAVRAPAFRHGADKNGFSLGLSKNFRQVFGDETRYWPFPVYSSLGDGCSFPTCLVNQDPEQPTSPGHNPPPNKIVVGESHQFPAKPLRESQSRLLNSAPSWTENGGAEDKERRGTSNPAMAIENET
- the zdhhc2 gene encoding palmitoyltransferase ZDHHC2 isoform X1, translating into MAPSGSRSIKRSCQTVLYWIPVIFITLIVAWSYYAYVVQLCIESIDNIGQKIVYLLAYHVVFILFTWAYWQTIFTKPMNPLKEFHLSYSDKELLEREDRGESQQEILRRIAKDLPIYTRTMSGAIRFCDRCQLVKPDRCHHCSVCDKCILKMDHHCPWVNNCVGFSNYKFFMLFLAYSLLYCIFITATDLQYFIKFWTAEGRTHDRLLEYLNGLPDTQAKFHIMFLFFAASMFSVSLTSLFVYHCWLVCKNRSTLEAVRAPAFRHGADKNGFSLGLSKNFRQVFGDETRYWPFPVYSSLGDGCSFPTCLVNQDPEQPTSPGHNPPPNKIVVGESHQFPAKPLRESQSRLLNSAPSWTENGGAEDKERRGTSNPAMAIENET
- the zdhhc2 gene encoding palmitoyltransferase ZDHHC2 isoform X3 encodes the protein MAPSGSRSIKRSCQTVLYWIPVIFITLIVAWSYYAYVVQLCIESIDNIGQKIVYLLAYHVVFILFTWAYWQTIFTKPMNPLKEFHLSYSDKELLEREDRGESQQEILRRIAKDLPIYTRTMSGAIRFCDRCQLVKPDRCHHCSVCDKCILKMDHHCPWVNNCVGFSNYKFFMLFLAYSLLYCIFITATDLQYFIKFWTAEGRTHDRLLEYLNGLPDTQAKFHIMFLFFAASMFSVSLTSLFVYHCWLVCKNRSTLEAVRAPAFRHGADKNGFSLGLSKNFRQVFGDETRYWPFPVYSSVVGESHQFPAKPLRESQSRLLNSAPSWTENGGAEDKERRGTSNPAMAIENET